The nucleotide window CGGCGGTTAGGATAATCAATCCGACAACGACCAATAGGTAGTAATGCTTTTTTCCCAAAAATCCATAATCCGGTATCTACTACTAAATAACGTAAAAATCCGGATTCATCGACTAAAATATCATGCACTGATCCGACTTTATCTTGATCCAAATTTCCGTAAACACTATATCCTTTTATATCAGATCCTCGAAAAACATCATCTTTGTAGTTAGGATTGTAATCTTGAATTTTAATCAGAGCCATCTTATAATACTCTCCTATATCACTTTCACTCTCATTTTATTTAACAAGAGTATAAAATCCTTCTAACTCAAGAATGAGTATTATTTAGACTAATCTTCGAGTTAGTATCTTTCAATAGGAATAGGAATATTTAGAAGCGAGGAACATAACAAAATTGTTAAGAGTTGTTTTGTTGATTCCTCGCCTGAATGTTTAAGATTTTAGGGTAGGTAGGGATTTGACTTGGGGTTTTCCCGCAGCAAATCCAGAAGCAGACGGGTTTCTCGATGGGGGTCTACCTCTGGTGGGGGGTTCTGGTTTTCTTCTCGGACAAGCAAAGGGATTATTGCGGACGATGAGCAATTCGTCTCCTTCTCGTTTGGCGATAATATGATAGGCGTAACGATCCCAGAGATATTTTCTGTATTCGTCCTGATTTTTAAAGCGATATTTGTAATAGTGAGGCCGTTCTTCATCGGGAAACATCTGGCCTTGACGCTGCACAAATAAGGCTTTTTGCGGCCCGCACCACATCCCGATAAATTCCCATTGCTCTTTTTGAAAGCTTTGCTCTTGTTCGATGGCGACGATTTGAATTTTAACCAGTTTTCCTTCACCCGTTACTTTGGGATAACCGAGATAATTTCTAACGCCTTCAAAAAGGTGAGGATTCTGACGATAAAACCATAAAGTTTTCGGAAAAGCAAAATGAGCTTCTACTTCTAACCCAGGTAATAGTAATCTAAACCCTTTTTCCCCTTCTGGTCTAGGCATTAAAACCCCTTGAAATCGACAGATGGCTTGGTGAGTTCCGTTAGCGGTGTACAGTTTTCGTCTGATTCTGGGGGGTCGATCAGATTGTTGCTGATAGTCTTTTTTGCCGTTAGAATCTTGATTTTTTGACGAGGATTTAGGAGAAGAGTTTTCTGATTGGGAAGAGTCTTCAGCTAATGGTTTTTCCTTGTTGACGATAGGTTTAACAGAAGGATTATCGGGTTCGGGGGAATCTTCCTGGGGGGATTTTTCTTCTGTTGATAACGCTTCGACAGATGGGTTCTCCGGTTGAGGCGTTTCGGTTAAAGCCTCTTGTTCGGGGGAATCTTCCTGGGGAGATTTTTCTTCTGTTGATAACGCTTCGACAGATGGGTTCTCCGGTTGAGGCGTTTCGGTTAAAGCCTCTTGTTGCTGGGAATCTTCAGCTAAGGAATTTTTGCCGTTTAATGGCAAGGGATCAACTGAATTAGTATTGTTATTGATAGAATCCGTAACGGAGTCTTCTTCTACTTCTACAAAAACTCCTCTATCTATCCGTTTAATGCCACAGACAACTGCTTGAGGATTTCTCGTAAATTGTCCCCCGAAAGCAGAAATGGATTTATTAAATCCTCTAGCTTTGGCTAATTCGTAAGCTTGTGCCCTGTTCATAAGTCTTGTGATTATAAGTTGCCCTAATTCAAAACAGCATTTGAGGTAAAAACTACATCTTAACAAGTTTAGTCCCTTTCTTAACGATCTAATAAACTAGGATAGGAACTCGTTTAAAGGCGGGAATACCGCAGCGTGGATCAATTTTGGCTTTAAAAAGGATATTTGCTTCAGGATAAAACATCACTGCTGCTCCTTGGCGTACTGAACCATAGATGATCTCAACGTTGTCTAGTTTACCGGCATCTCCCTGTACTGTGACTCGTTGATGTTCTTGCCATCCCTGCTGTTGAGCATCGTCCGGATTCATTAAGATACAATGGCGATGGGGCATCCCTCGATAGTAGTCTTCCTCTTTATAAACTACTGTATTATGTTGTGAGTAACTCCGCACTGTCATTAAGGTTAAAATAATCCCTTTGACGGATTCAGTGAGGACAAAATCTTCGATTTTCGGTAAGGTTAATTGGGGTAAGGGAGTAATAAACAGATTCGCTTTACCTGAAGCTGTAGGAAATTTAGGCTCTGTAAAAATTCGTCCGCCAATGGTAAATTCTTCTTGGGTTTGATCGATGGTAGCCATTTTTTCAAAACCGGGAATCGTTTGAGCAATTAACTGTCGGACATAGTGAGTATCTTGGAGTTTGCGCCAATTAACGGGATATTCTCCATAAAGCCGATGCGCCAATTCTGTGATAAATTCTACTTCGGAAATGAGATCCCCTTGAGTCAGATGGGTTTTCCCCTCATCATTGAGCCGCACAAAATTATTCCCAGATTCAGTAGTGGTTTTATGAGGATTTTCAAAGCGATTAAATACCGGAATAATAATCGTATTTTTTCGGGCTAATCCGTGAAAATGTCCTAAATTGGGTTTAGTTGCCAAATAAAAAATGGTTTCGATGTTGCCTAATGCTCTTTTAGCTTGGGTTAAATCTGGGTTAGCGGCGTATAAATTCCCACCAACACAGATTAAGGTGTCTATTTTACCGCGATCGGCGGCTTCGATTAAATCTCTAGCATGATAGCCGGGAACACGACTTAAAGGCCGTCCTAGGAGCTTTTCTAATGCCTCTTGGATTTCTTGTTTTAGCCTAACGGTGACTCCCATTGAGCCAAACCCCTGAACGTTAGAATGGCCGCGAATGGGCATCGTTCCCCCTCCTTCTTTGCCCGCATTCCCCGTCAATAAGGCAGTATTAGCGATGGCAAAAACGTTATCTACTCCATTTTCATGTTGCGTGACTCCCATCGCCCAAGCAAAGACAACTCCTTTGGAAGTCCCTATCATTTGCGCGGCGGTTTCTATTTCTTCTTGTGAGAGTCCACAGGTTTGAGTAATGGTCTCCCAAGGGGTTGATTGAGCATAATTAACGATGGCTTCCCATCCTTCGGTATAAGCCTGTAAATAGTCGGTTTTAATCAAGTTTTGCTCAATTAAGGCTTTTTGTATCCCCACAAATAGCGCTACATCACTCCCCGGAATTAATTGTAAATATAAGGAGGCGATATCAGACCCCTTGATAAAAGATTTCAGGGGAAAAGCAGGAGAAGCAAATTTAACTAACCCTACTTCTAAAACCGGATTGACAACTATAACTTTACCCCCGCGATCGCGCAGTTTAATGAGTTCATTGAGTAAGCGAGGATGGTTAGCGGGAGCATTAGAACCCACTAATACGACACAATCTGCCTTTTGGAGGTTCTCAAGACTCACCATCGAAGTCCCTGAACCAAACATCTGTTTTAAGCCAACAGTAGAGGCTACATGACAGAGATCGGAACAGTCCGCTAGGTTGTTAGATCCTAGGGTTCTCATCATCAGTTGTAAGAGATAGGCCGCTTCATTGGAGGATCGCCCGGAACTATAAGAGGCTACCCGTTCGGGAGGTTTACGAAAGGCATTCTCAGCAATTTGATAGATTTTTTCCCAAGAGATCCTTTCATAGTGGGTTTTCCCTTCCCGAAGAATCACCGGAAAGCTTAAACGTCCTAGGCGATCGGCTTGCAGGGAGGTTAACTGTTGTAATTCATTGAGGGTATGATCATCAAAAAAATGAGACTTGACGGGGGGTTGAAGTTCGGCGGAAATGGCTTCTACACTTTTCATACACCGTTGTAAGGTTTCCCCGGTTTCATTGGTAAAACCGCCTTTTTGTCCGCCGGTTCCCCAGGCACAAGATAAACAAGCACTTTTATGGAGTAAAGTTTGCCATAGCTTTGGCCCTTCTGGGGATAAAGTATGTTCGGCCCAATATTGTATTACAGGTAAACCACCGCCTTGATCGGGTTTATTAGGTTGGGTTGCTTGTTTGTCTGCGTCCATAGGGATTAGGTCTGGGTTATCTTGTCTGTCTTTTTCAACCCTAGCTCAATTTGATTCCGGTTGGGTCAAGACTTTGCAAAGGATAATTGATGAATAAGTTTAACAACACAAATATTGTTAAAGTAGAAAGAAAGACCCGTTCAACCTAATCAATTGGTATATGAATAAAATAGACTACCTTCGGATCAGTCTGATTGACCGATGTAATTTTCGGTGTCAATACTGTATGCCAGAAGGGACAGAACTTGACTACGTTCTATTACAAGACCTTTTGACCCATGATGAACTCTTAACCCTTCTCAGAGACGTTTTTATCCCGGTTGGTTTTAGAAAGTTTCGCTTGACGGGAGGTGAACCTTTACTGCGGCCTGGAGTTGTGGACTTGGTGCGGGAAATTGCCACTTTACCCGAAACCGAAGACCTGGCCATGACAACCAATGCTTTTTTATTAGCCGATTTAGCGGAGGATTTGTATCAGGCAGGGTTAAGACGGATTAATATTAGCCTAGATTCCCTCAACCGAGAAACTTTTGATAAAATTATCGGCAATCGGGGTAAAAGTCGCTGGGATAAGATTTGGGCAGGAATTCAAGCGGCTCATGAGGTGGGGTTTGACCCTCTAAAATTAAATGTGGTGGTTATTCCTGGGGTTAATGACTCAGAAGTTGAGGCGTTAGCGGCCTTAACTCTAGACCGATGTTGGCACGTGAGATTTATTGAATTTATGCCCATCGGTAATGCTAACTTATTTCAGGAACGGGCGTGGATACCTTCAGAAGAGTTACGCCAACGGATTCGAGATAGATGGGGTTTGGTCGAGTCTAGGGTAAGAGGAAATGGCCCTGCCGATGTGTTTCAAATTCCAGGCGCTCAGGGGACTTTAGGGTTTATTAGTCAAATGTCTGAATGTTTTTGCGATCGCTGTAATCGGATGCGCTTATCGGCGGATGGTTGGTTACGGCCTTGTTTATTAAATGAAACGGGTCAAATTGATTTAAAAACGGCTTTACGTAGCGGTGTTTCTGTTGTTGAATTACAAGAAAAGATAAACTATTTAGTACAAGTTAAACCAGACATTAATTATAAACAAAGAGATTCCGGTACACAAGAGGGGGTTTATGGTCGGACTATGTCCCAAATTGGGGGAT belongs to Gloeothece citriformis PCC 7424 and includes:
- a CDS encoding FdhF/YdeP family oxidoreductase, yielding MDADKQATQPNKPDQGGGLPVIQYWAEHTLSPEGPKLWQTLLHKSACLSCAWGTGGQKGGFTNETGETLQRCMKSVEAISAELQPPVKSHFFDDHTLNELQQLTSLQADRLGRLSFPVILREGKTHYERISWEKIYQIAENAFRKPPERVASYSSGRSSNEAAYLLQLMMRTLGSNNLADCSDLCHVASTVGLKQMFGSGTSMVSLENLQKADCVVLVGSNAPANHPRLLNELIKLRDRGGKVIVVNPVLEVGLVKFASPAFPLKSFIKGSDIASLYLQLIPGSDVALFVGIQKALIEQNLIKTDYLQAYTEGWEAIVNYAQSTPWETITQTCGLSQEEIETAAQMIGTSKGVVFAWAMGVTQHENGVDNVFAIANTALLTGNAGKEGGGTMPIRGHSNVQGFGSMGVTVRLKQEIQEALEKLLGRPLSRVPGYHARDLIEAADRGKIDTLICVGGNLYAANPDLTQAKRALGNIETIFYLATKPNLGHFHGLARKNTIIIPVFNRFENPHKTTTESGNNFVRLNDEGKTHLTQGDLISEVEFITELAHRLYGEYPVNWRKLQDTHYVRQLIAQTIPGFEKMATIDQTQEEFTIGGRIFTEPKFPTASGKANLFITPLPQLTLPKIEDFVLTESVKGIILTLMTVRSYSQHNTVVYKEEDYYRGMPHRHCILMNPDDAQQQGWQEHQRVTVQGDAGKLDNVEIIYGSVRQGAAVMFYPEANILFKAKIDPRCGIPAFKRVPILVY
- the moaA gene encoding GTP 3',8-cyclase MoaA — protein: MNKIDYLRISLIDRCNFRCQYCMPEGTELDYVLLQDLLTHDELLTLLRDVFIPVGFRKFRLTGGEPLLRPGVVDLVREIATLPETEDLAMTTNAFLLADLAEDLYQAGLRRINISLDSLNRETFDKIIGNRGKSRWDKIWAGIQAAHEVGFDPLKLNVVVIPGVNDSEVEALAALTLDRCWHVRFIEFMPIGNANLFQERAWIPSEELRQRIRDRWGLVESRVRGNGPADVFQIPGAQGTLGFISQMSECFCDRCNRMRLSADGWLRPCLLNETGQIDLKTALRSGVSVVELQEKINYLVQVKPDINYKQRDSGTQEGVYGRTMSQIGG